One Anopheles marshallii chromosome 3, idAnoMarsDA_429_01, whole genome shotgun sequence genomic region harbors:
- the LOC128714418 gene encoding phosphatidylinositol N-acetylglucosaminyltransferase subunit C produces MATASISRKPWKKNLYENADYADNYTDPSFLKDMQTNRNLKTYTPMEAFASATRLSQQISVVTIFLVIFHHLYLERIGAKVLFAQSAVGTILGYFVYAGREIQLAKFVEDSKTAVAVLVFGFIFSPLLHTLTNSISTDTIFSMTFFVLVLHLIFFDYGVSAAFVSKAISLNAAIFGSICLASRLSSALHAFVLLEVAAVFFALGPFLVQKLYSVQFLVLSIAVCCYFLQSISHIILYTYISTLAFVNLFCPWLFVRLQRYKNNINGPWDEAIVVEESAS; encoded by the coding sequence ATGGCAACTGCCTCGATCAGCCGCAAACCATGGAAGAAAAATTTATACGAAAACGCCGATTACGCGGACAATTATACGGATCCATCCTTCCTGAAGGATATGCAAACGAACCGGAATCtgaaaacatacacacccatGGAAGCATTCGCCAGTGCTACCAGACTCAGCCAGCAGATCTCGGTCGTGACGATATTTTTggtaattttccaccatctgTACCTGGAACGTATCGGTGCAAAGGTGCTCTTTGCACAATCGGCTGTCGGAACTATCCTGGGATACTTCGTCTACGCTGGACGTGAGATACAGCTGGCAAAGTTTGTGGAAGACTCGAaaacagcagtagcagtacTCGTGTTTGGATTCATCTTTTCACCACTGCTCCATACGCTcaccaacagcatcagcacggACACAATCTTTTCGATGACTTTCTTCGTACTGGTGCTACATTTAATCTTCTTCGACTACGGTGTATCGGCGGCATTCGTTTCTAAGGCAATCTCGCTAAACGCTGCCATTTTCGGCTCTATATGTCTAGCTTCACGGCTATCCTCCGCACTGCACGCGTTCGTTCTGCTCGAAGTGGCGGCCGTATTTTTCGCGTTGGGTCCATTTTTGGTGCAGAAATTGTATAGCGTGCAATTCCTGGTGCTTTCTATAGCAGTATGCTGCTATTTCCTACAATCTATCTCCCATATTATACTGTACACGTACATTAGTACGCTGGCGTTTGTGAATCTGTTCTGTCCGTGGCTCTTTGTGCGGTTACAAAggtacaaaaacaacattaatgGTCCATGGGATGAAGCCATAGTTGTAGAGGAATCCGCATCTTAG
- the LOC128713017 gene encoding DNA-directed RNA polymerase III subunit RPC5: MEDEDDPVVEEIPVHLSKVLAENLYLLQYPLKSTTATFDDGRVVNCCVKPINQQIKVDYALNTASKNYDAFKGEQFALAADGKQRDKAQKLTFRSGTMDKQSFLSTKPIEDVSRYLVCVIQDGEMHATPLKGIVSMRQLFSYFDKQDKRTKAEQKAEQDADGAAEDEELTQVTVKFARLENEKVRKAREKSFNYLSKMEAEEPWCETFWHEKSSATAELERQKLVGGASPSGSGRLETDNAALNVKPVEYMDMLISKEKTDRNIDSLLPSQVVCMHKLKQLTLQEQLKVILTDAKVITSQQILDLLPDRTLSPEKVRRLLPQVGWLIRGNWVVQSEYIYPDGSVSGTNGVAAEQMRKARDYIMFRFTKCDKLERHRLVAITQLPAEEIREILSTIAKLNTADRTWSMLLPPNEGFQCVDEQEISDRQGAFWTARSDKFIEMERNSSASTSKRVRKRSTRDSC, encoded by the exons atggaagatgaagatgatccTGTCGTGGAGGAG ATCCCTGTGCATCTATCGAAAGTGCTAGCTGAGAACTTGTACCTCCTGCAGTATCCCTTAAAGTCCACGACGGCAACGTTTGATGATGGCCGGGTGGTGAATTGTTGCGTGAAACCTATCAATCAACAG ATAAAGGTAGATTATGCGCTAAACACAGCATCCAAGAACTATGATGCCTTCAAGGGGGAACAATTTGCACTGGCCGCCGATGGGAAGCAGCGGGACAAAGCTCAAAAGCTAACGTTCCGCAGCGGAACCATGGATAAGCAGTCGTTTCTGAGCACGAAACCGATCGAGGACGTGAGCCGGTACTTGGTGTGCGTCATCCAGGACGGGGAGATGCATGCGACTCCGCTCAAGGGCATCGTGTCGATGCGGCAGTTGTTCTCCTACTTCGACAAGCAAGACAAGCGCACAAAGGCGGAACAGAAGGCCGAACAGGATGCGGACGGTGCTGCGGAGGATGAGGAACTGACGCAAGTGACCGTCAAGTTTGCGCGGTTGGAAAATGAGAAGGTGCGCAAGGCGCGTGAGAAATCCTTCAACTATCTCTCTAAGATGGAAGCAGAAGAACCGTGGTGCGAAACGTTTTGGCACGAGAAGTCTTCCGCTACGGCGGAACTGGAGCGACAGAAGCTGGTCGGTGGTGCCAGTCCCAGTGGGAGCGGACGACTGGAGACAGACAATGCGGCGCTGAACGTGAAACCGGTGGAGTACATGGATATGTTAATCAGCAAGGAGAAGACGGACCGAAACATTGATTCCCTTCTGCCCAGCCAAGTCGTGTGTATGCACAAACTGAAGCAGCTCACCTTACAGGAACAATTGAAAGTCATTCTCACCGATg CGAAAGTAATAACGTCGCAACAAATACTCGACCTGCTGCCGGATCGAACGTTGTCACCGGAAAAGGTGCGACGATTGTTGCCCCAGGTCGGTTGGCTGATACGGGGCAACTGGGTCGTCCAATCCGAGTACATCTACCCGGACGGTAGCGTGTCCGGCACGAATGGTGTTGCGGCGGAACAGATGCGCAAGGCGCGCGACTACATTATGTTCCGCTTTACGAAATGTGATAAGCTCGAGCGGCACCGGTTGGTAGCGATAACGCAGCTGCCGGCCGAAGAGATCCGAGAGATTTTGTCCACGATAGCGAAGCTAAACACGGCCGACCGCACCTGGAGCATGCTGTTGCCACCGAACGAAGGTTTCCAGTGTGTGGACGAACAGGAGATCAGTGATCGGCAGGGCGCGTTCTGGACGGCTCGATCGGACAAATTCATCGAGATGGAACGTAACAGCAGTGCGTCCACCTCGAAACGGGTACGGAAGCGTTCGACCCGCGACAGTTGCTAG
- the LOC128714836 gene encoding nucleoside-triphosphatase THEP1, with protein MSLILVTGMPGVGKTTIMRKLSVELRKHNVPIAGFYTEEVRDPKSGVRIGFDVVTFAGKRSALARTTSSHSNNPTVGRYSVWMEEFERLAIPALDERHSAEMATNGMLLLDEIGRMELKSRTFKARMDAIVKEVNAGKLRFIATVPLRSAGIDVIERLKQISGCQLFHVKPSNRDDIYSYIQDDAMRLISS; from the exons ATGAGCCTTATTCTGGTGACCGGCATGCCGG GTGTTGGTAAAACGACCATTATGCGTAAGCTCAGCGTTGAGTTGCGCAAACACAATGTTCCCATTGCCGGTTTCTACACGGAAGAAGTTCGCGACCCCAAATCTGGTGTTCGGATCGGGTTCGATGTGGTGACATTTGCTGGGAAACGATCGGCACTGGCACGAACGACCTCGAGCCATTCCAACAATCCTACCGTTGGACGTTATTCGGTATGGATGGAAGAGTTCGAGCGTCTTGCAATTCCTGCCCTCGACGAAAGACACTCAGCGGAGATGGCTACGAACGGAATGCTCCTGCTGGACGAGATCGGACGAATGGAGCTAAAATCACGAACTTTTAAAGCGCGTATGGATGCGATCGTGAAGGAAGTGAACGCCGGAAAGTTACGTTTCATTGCCACTGTACCACTGAGGTCGGCCGGAATCGACGTAATTGAACGGCTCAAGCAAATCAGTGGCTGCCAGCTGTTCCACGTAAAACCATCCAATCGGGATGACATTTATAGCTACATTCAGGACGATGCGATGCGTTTAATTTCGTCCTAA
- the LOC128713577 gene encoding histone chaperone asf1 — MAKVHITNVVVLDNPSSFLNPFQFELTFECIEELKEDLEWKMIYVGSAESEEFDQVLDTIYVGPVPEGRHIFVFQADPPNVSRIPEQDAVGVTVVLLTCSYRGQEFVRVGYFINNEYADVEMRENPPPKPLFHKMTRNILASKPRVTRFKINWDDAPVNGVAGGPSNGMMDGEEAPSDEMATNGDNNDHGMDGESNGGSSHPPDLVHDENSIAMPATEMPEFNENSNSLAMEC; from the coding sequence atgGCCAAGGTACACATCACCAATGTGGTGGTGCTGGATAATCCCAGCAGCTTCCTAAACCCGTTCCAGTTCGAACTGACGTTTGAGTGTATCGAGGAGCTGAAGGAGGACCTCGAGTGGAAGATGATCTACGTCGGATCGGCCGAATCAGAGGAGTTCGATCAGGTGCTGGATACGATCTACGTTGGTCCGGTACCGGAGGGAAGGCATATATTCGTGTTCCAAGCGGATCCACCGAACGTGAGCCGGATCCCGGAGCAGGACGCCGTCGGTGTGACAGTGGTGCTGCTAACCTGCTCCTACCGTGGGCAGGAGTTTGTTCGCGTCGGATACTTCATCAACAACGAGTACGCGGACGTGGAGATGCGCGAAAACCCACCACCGAAACCATTGTTCCACAAGATGACGCGCAACATACTGGCATCGAAGCCGCGTGTCACTCGCTTCAAGATTAACTGGGACGATGCACCGGTGAACGGTGTAGCCGGAGGGCCATCCAACGGGATGATGGACGGTGAGGAGGCACCGTCGGACGAGATGGCCACCAATGGTGACAACAATGATCATGGAATGGACGGTGAATCGAACGGTGGTTCCTCACATCCGCCGGATCTGGTGCACGACGAGAATAGTATTGCGATGCCGGCGACGGAAATGCCCGAATTCAACGAAAACTCCAACTCGCTCGCTATGGAATGCTGA